TCACGGTTCGCTCCAGTCCCTGGCCGGTCTTCGGGGCCGCCTCCCCTGCCACCCGCCGGAACACCGTCAGCATGTCGGCCGTGTGCGTGGCGATCGGAATCACGAGGCGACCGCCGGGAGCGAGCTGCTCGATCAGCGGCGGGGGCGGCGATGGCGATGTGGCATGGACGGCTATCGTCTCGAAGGGTGCACGGTCCGGGAGGCCCGCGCTCCCGTCCGCGACCACCGCCTCGACATTGCGGATGCCCATCTCGGCGAGCAGCCCCTGCGCGCCAGCGCACAGCTCCTCAATGCGCTCGACGGTGATCACCTCGGCGGCCAGCATGGCCAGGACGGCGGCCGAGTAGCCGGAGCCTGTCCCGATCTCCAATACACGTTCCGAGCCCTGCAGCGCCAGCGCTTCGCAGATGGCGGCCACGATCCAGGGTTGAGAGATCGTTTGACCATGCCCGATTGGCAACGCGGAGTCCGCATAGGAGCGCCTCCGGTAGCGCTCTGGCACGAACAGCTCCCTGGGGACTGCCGCCATCGCGGCCAGCACGCGCTCGTCGCGAATCCCGCGCCGTCGGAGCTGCCACTCCACCATCTCGGCGCGCTGGCCGGCGAACTCGGCCGCGCTGGGGATCCGTCGCATCAGAAGATGTAAGCGCGGAGCCGGCGGGGTTCGACGACCGTGACGCGCCCCCGCCCGACGCTAACGACGCCCGCGCGCTCGAGCGTGGCGAGGAAACGGCTGACGCTCTCGCGCGAGGTGCCCGCCAGCTGGGCAAGGTCGGCCTGCGTCATCCGGATCGTCACTCCGCTTCGCCCATCTGGTGCCGCCTCTTCTGCGATGAGCTGCGTGAGCACCCCCGCAACACGGCTCGGCACGGTCTGGAACGACTGCCGCGCGACGCGCTCGTTGGTCTCCCGAAGCCGTCGCGTCAAGGCGGCGACCAGCTTCACCGAGATCTGCGAGTGCTGGCCGAGGAGGCGCCGGAAATCCGCTGCTCCCAGAGCCAGCAGCGAGCAGTCGCTGAGGGTTTCGACGCTCGCGGAGCGGGCCTGTCCGTCGAGCATCGCCAGTTCACCGAAGATGTCCCCGGGGCCCAGCGTGGCGAGCGCGATCGCCCTTCCATCCGGGTGCTCGCGAGTCACTCGCAGGTCACCTGAGCGAACCAGGTAACAGGCGTCGCTTCGGTCGCCCTCGTGGAACACGCGCACTCCCGCCGGGTAGGAGCGGGGAATGGCGACGCGCGAGATCCGCTCCAGCTCCTCTCGTGAGAGCTCGGAGAACAGCGGCACGCGTGAGAGAAGCTCGACCGGATCGTCGGCGCTCATGCTTCCTTCCGCACGACGCGATTATCCCCCGTTCGCGGGGCGCGGCGCACTGAAATGGCAAGTAGGACGGCCCGAGCCGTCGGCACTGGGATTTGGCGACTTTATGGCGACATGCGCCCCAAAAGCGCCAATGGAGGGCGTTCAGCGAAGCCCTACGCCGAGGCCACCAGCCGCCGTGGCTGGCGCGAGAAGCCGGCTGCGATCAGTGTCTCCTCCAGCTCGGAGCCGATCACGGGCTCGCCGTCGAGACGCTCGATCCCCAGCCGCGGTAGCAGCCCCTCTTGGACGGCGCGCGCGAGCTCGCCGACGGCGTCCGCCAGCCCCTCCGTCTCCAGGTCGCGTAGGCGCAGGATGCCGCGGCCACCGCGCTCGATGAACAGGAGCGGCTCGCCGTCGCGGAGCAGCACGTAGGCGCCCGGCGTCCGGCTCGGGCGCCGTCCCCCGGGGCCGTCGCCGCGCTTCGGCCACGGCACGCCGGCGCCAAAGGGATTCGCGGGATCGGTGGCGGCCAGCAGCAGGTAGCGACCGTCGGGGCTGGGCAGCGAGCGAAGCCGCTCGACCGCGCCCGGGAGAGCGAATTGTGCTCCGCCGAGGCCCTCCACGAAATAGCCGCGGCGAGCCGTGCCGAGCATCTCGAGATTGGACATCTCGCCATACAGGCTCGCGAACCCACCGG
The sequence above is drawn from the Solirubrobacterales bacterium genome and encodes:
- a CDS encoding protein-L-isoaspartate(D-aspartate) O-methyltransferase, with product MRRIPSAAEFAGQRAEMVEWQLRRRGIRDERVLAAMAAVPRELFVPERYRRRSYADSALPIGHGQTISQPWIVAAICEALALQGSERVLEIGTGSGYSAAVLAMLAAEVITVERIEELCAGAQGLLAEMGIRNVEAVVADGSAGLPDRAPFETIAVHATSPSPPPPLIEQLAPGGRLVIPIATHTADMLTVFRRVAGEAAPKTGQGLERTVIGPCRFVPLIGTEGYPE
- a CDS encoding Crp/Fnr family transcriptional regulator; its protein translation is MSADDPVELLSRVPLFSELSREELERISRVAIPRSYPAGVRVFHEGDRSDACYLVRSGDLRVTREHPDGRAIALATLGPGDIFGELAMLDGQARSASVETLSDCSLLALGAADFRRLLGQHSQISVKLVAALTRRLRETNERVARQSFQTVPSRVAGVLTQLIAEEAAPDGRSGVTIRMTQADLAQLAGTSRESVSRFLATLERAGVVSVGRGRVTVVEPRRLRAYIF